A single Tenacibaculum sp. 190524A02b DNA region contains:
- a CDS encoding DUF1761 domain-containing protein, with amino-acid sequence METNFLAILGAAFVPMIMGFLWYGPMLFQKAWMKEMNFTQKDIEGGNMLLIFGLSFVFSAILAFSMQMLVIHQWGVFSTLAGEPGFAEKTGGGYAYYQEFMSNFGDRFRTFKHGALHGVLAGIFIVLPILGTKALFERKSFKYIAINVGYWTVTLALMGGIVCQWA; translated from the coding sequence ATGGAAACAAATTTTTTAGCAATTCTTGGGGCAGCTTTTGTGCCAATGATAATGGGATTCCTTTGGTACGGACCTATGCTTTTTCAAAAAGCATGGATGAAAGAAATGAACTTTACACAAAAAGATATTGAAGGAGGTAATATGCTTCTAATATTTGGTTTGAGCTTTGTATTTAGCGCCATATTAGCTTTTTCAATGCAAATGCTAGTAATACATCAATGGGGAGTATTCTCAACCTTAGCAGGAGAACCTGGTTTTGCAGAGAAAACGGGTGGAGGTTATGCCTATTATCAAGAGTTCATGTCTAATTTTGGTGATCGTTTTAGAACATTTAAGCATGGAGCATTGCATGGCGTTTTAGCTGGAATATTTATTGTGCTACCAATTTTAGGAACAAAAGCATTGTTTGAAAGAAAATCATTTAAATATATTGCTATTAATGTAGGTTATTGGACGGTAACACTTGCTTTAATGGGAGGTATTGTATGTCAATGGGCTTAA
- a CDS encoding DUF5687 family protein, whose product MILRFLNLERKQYFRSSYWERSIGLKILLGFFALYFVVMFLSLGVGMYPALKKVYPEKDPFIVVNEFLFFWFMGDLIARFFLQKLPVMSIKPLLILPIKRSKIINYVLGKSAVSFFNFLPLFAIVPFSIVLMSKGYDSIQIVTWMFSLIIIVLIINFLNFIIESISAKTSLSFLPILAIASVLFAIDYFKIFSFSKLIAKGILAISNMPILILVLIALLVLLYVLNYKLLKTVLFLDSAIKNKVEEAKSSDYTWTKRFGDIAPFMQLDLKLIMRNKRTKSTVWMLFIGLLYGLFFYPQPEYADKEFFFIFIGIFSTGIFLMNFGQFIPAWDSGYYKMLMSQNFKYERYLKSKFILMAISIIALFLLGIPYVYFGWKILVAHFAAAIYNIGVNTHVIMYGGSFNRKKINLDQKAAFNYQGTGAVQWLIGIPLMIVPMILFGLINWLVNFEVATLTLIILGVLGIVFHQKLMSFITKKYITNKYAMIHAFDQEN is encoded by the coding sequence ATGATTTTACGTTTTTTAAATTTAGAGAGAAAACAATATTTCCGCTCCTCGTATTGGGAAAGAAGCATTGGACTTAAAATTCTCTTAGGCTTTTTTGCACTCTATTTTGTGGTAATGTTTTTGTCTTTAGGGGTTGGTATGTATCCAGCTTTGAAGAAAGTTTATCCAGAAAAAGACCCATTTATTGTTGTAAATGAATTCTTATTCTTTTGGTTTATGGGCGATTTAATAGCTAGATTTTTCTTACAAAAACTACCTGTAATGTCTATTAAACCATTATTAATATTACCCATTAAAAGAAGTAAAATTATTAACTATGTTTTAGGTAAATCAGCAGTATCGTTTTTTAACTTCTTACCACTATTTGCTATCGTACCTTTTAGTATTGTATTGATGAGTAAAGGGTATGATTCCATACAGATAGTAACTTGGATGTTTAGCTTAATTATAATTGTATTAATTATTAATTTCTTAAACTTTATAATAGAAAGTATAAGTGCCAAAACAAGTTTGTCTTTTTTACCAATACTGGCAATCGCTTCTGTATTGTTTGCAATTGATTACTTTAAAATATTTTCCTTTTCAAAATTAATTGCTAAGGGAATTTTAGCAATCTCAAATATGCCCATTTTAATATTGGTGTTAATTGCGTTATTGGTGTTGTTGTATGTTTTGAATTATAAACTACTTAAAACAGTATTGTTTTTAGACTCAGCAATAAAAAATAAGGTTGAAGAAGCCAAATCATCTGATTATACTTGGACAAAACGTTTTGGAGATATTGCACCTTTTATGCAATTAGATTTAAAACTTATTATGCGTAATAAAAGAACAAAATCAACAGTTTGGATGTTATTTATAGGACTTTTATATGGCTTATTCTTCTATCCACAACCAGAGTATGCAGATAAAGAGTTCTTTTTTATTTTCATAGGCATTTTTTCTACAGGAATATTCTTAATGAATTTTGGACAATTTATTCCTGCTTGGGATAGCGGTTACTATAAAATGTTAATGAGTCAAAACTTTAAGTATGAACGCTATTTAAAATCTAAATTTATATTAATGGCTATTAGTATCATTGCGTTGTTTCTATTAGGAATTCCCTATGTGTATTTTGGATGGAAAATTTTAGTAGCGCATTTTGCAGCAGCTATTTATAATATAGGTGTAAATACACATGTAATTATGTATGGAGGTTCGTTTAATAGGAAGAAAATTAATCTTGATCAAAAAGCAGCATTTAATTATCAAGGAACAGGAGCAGTACAATGGTTAATAGGAATTCCATTAATGATAGTACCTATGATTTTATTTGGGCTTATCAATTGGTTGGTGAATTTTGAAGTTGCAACGTTAACTCTAATAATATTAGGGGTATTAGGAATTGTATTTCATCAAAAGTTAATGAGCTTTATTACTAAAAAATATATTACAAATAAATACGCAATGATCCATGCATTTGATCAAGAAAACTAA
- a CDS encoding ABC transporter ATP-binding protein, whose product MIQVTNLTKKYKGNQVLNIETLQIPKGQSFGLVGNNGAGKTTFFNTLLDLIRPTTGQITNNEIIVNEREDWKKITGSFIDESFLIGYLTPNEYFEFVGELRGMNKADVTIFITQFEEFFNDEILGKKKYLRDLSKGNQKKVGIVAAMMGTPEVVILDEPFANLDPTTQIRLKKLIKELVDDNEITVLISSHDLSHVTEVCERIVVLDKGNVVKDINTSTETLEELESYFSA is encoded by the coding sequence ATGATACAAGTAACAAATCTTACCAAAAAATATAAAGGAAATCAGGTTTTAAATATTGAAACATTACAAATACCGAAAGGACAATCTTTTGGATTAGTTGGAAACAATGGAGCAGGTAAAACAACCTTTTTTAATACATTGTTGGATTTAATAAGACCAACAACAGGGCAAATCACCAATAATGAAATTATAGTTAATGAAAGAGAAGATTGGAAAAAAATAACAGGCTCCTTTATTGATGAAAGCTTTTTAATTGGATATTTAACACCTAATGAGTATTTTGAGTTTGTAGGCGAACTTAGAGGAATGAATAAAGCAGATGTAACAATATTTATAACTCAATTTGAAGAATTTTTTAACGATGAAATTCTAGGAAAGAAGAAATATTTACGTGATTTAAGTAAAGGAAATCAGAAAAAAGTGGGGATTGTCGCAGCAATGATGGGAACTCCTGAAGTAGTGATACTAGATGAACCCTTTGCAAATTTGGATCCTACAACTCAAATACGACTTAAAAAACTTATAAAGGAGTTAGTAGATGATAACGAAATAACAGTGTTAATATCAAGTCACGATTTAAGCCATGTAACAGAAGTTTGTGAACGAATTGTGGTCTTAGATAAAGGGAATGTAGTCAAAGATATCAATACCTCTACAGAAACTTTAGAAGAATTAGAAAGCTATTTTTCTGCATAA
- a CDS encoding tetratricopeptide repeat protein — translation MKKTTKGLVFSGILALVLSCSTKKNNVINRNFHAITTKYNVLFNGEQAYLKGLKEIEDKHQDNFWKRLQIEPITFDDRKIQAPSLKPGAGFGNEDEEEEPKNLTHFDKAEEKAVKAVQKHSMNIDGYEKNRQIDDAYFLLGKARYYTQRFIPSIEAFNYIIANYPNANLINETKIWRAKTNIRLDNEKLAIESLKFLLEVEENEEELPDRVREEAHTAMAMAYEKTDTIQKVIYHLTKASEIFKNKEQAARNMFILGQIYSELNRKDSARMVFKKLADYRRAPYKYRIRANIELAKNTPNDSASVVVLSRIKKLIKNTDNRKFLNALYYQAGVLEKGRNKTENAEKYFKKSLEAKHNNDYQKTYAYEQLGNIAFDKQDYVLAGSYYDSVLQKASKEFDQEKRIRRIKRKNKGLTTLRKYEETVKTNDSILKIVAMSKDEQTAFFEKYIEKIKKEDEERRQQMLNAQNFGSAFGSTFIGKNTTKKGKWYFYNTQSVAFGKVEFERVWGNRPSEDNWRLSEKNNKLITNDEEASEEEKKEDPRYIVTTYLDAIPKEPKELDKLREDRKAALYQLGLIYKEQFKNPELAIKNLERLKAIQKDNKLELAIGYHLYQIYSSIGNTEKANENKNLVLNKYPESKFAQVIQSPNKKLSEENTKDDEVYKKYKEIYYLYKENKFEETVAEIDKFSPSAQNSNLIPKLALLKALSIGKTQDKETYKKALEFVSLSYANTIEGQKAEEIIKQLTK, via the coding sequence ATGAAAAAAACAACTAAGGGATTAGTATTCAGTGGGATTTTGGCACTTGTGTTATCATGTAGTACAAAAAAGAACAATGTCATAAATCGTAACTTCCATGCAATTACAACCAAGTATAACGTATTGTTTAATGGAGAACAAGCATATTTAAAAGGACTTAAAGAAATTGAAGACAAGCATCAAGATAATTTTTGGAAGCGTTTACAAATAGAGCCTATAACTTTTGATGATAGAAAAATTCAAGCACCATCATTAAAACCTGGGGCAGGATTTGGTAATGAAGATGAGGAAGAGGAACCTAAAAATTTAACGCATTTTGATAAAGCGGAAGAAAAAGCGGTAAAAGCCGTTCAAAAACATTCTATGAATATTGATGGGTATGAAAAGAATCGTCAAATTGATGATGCTTACTTTTTACTTGGAAAAGCCAGATATTATACACAACGGTTTATTCCATCAATAGAAGCTTTTAACTACATAATAGCGAACTACCCAAACGCTAACCTTATTAATGAAACTAAAATTTGGAGAGCAAAAACTAATATTCGTTTAGATAATGAAAAATTAGCGATTGAATCTTTAAAATTTCTTTTGGAAGTAGAAGAGAATGAAGAAGAATTACCAGATAGAGTAAGAGAAGAAGCACATACCGCAATGGCAATGGCTTATGAAAAAACAGATACCATTCAAAAGGTAATTTATCACTTAACCAAAGCTTCAGAGATATTTAAAAATAAAGAACAAGCAGCTCGAAATATGTTCATTTTAGGGCAAATCTATAGCGAACTAAATAGAAAAGATTCTGCTAGAATGGTATTTAAGAAGTTAGCAGATTATAGAAGAGCACCTTATAAATACAGAATTAGAGCTAATATTGAACTAGCAAAAAATACACCTAATGACTCTGCTTCAGTGGTGGTATTAAGTAGAATTAAAAAGCTAATTAAAAATACGGATAATCGTAAGTTCTTAAATGCCTTATATTATCAAGCAGGTGTTTTAGAAAAAGGAAGGAATAAAACAGAGAATGCAGAAAAATATTTTAAAAAATCACTAGAGGCTAAGCATAATAATGATTATCAAAAAACGTATGCATATGAACAGTTAGGAAATATTGCTTTTGATAAACAAGATTATGTGTTGGCAGGATCTTATTATGATAGTGTGTTACAAAAAGCCTCGAAGGAATTTGATCAAGAAAAAAGGATTAGAAGAATAAAACGAAAAAATAAAGGCTTAACTACGCTTAGAAAATATGAAGAAACAGTAAAAACCAATGATAGTATTTTGAAAATTGTCGCTATGAGTAAGGATGAGCAAACCGCTTTTTTCGAAAAATATATTGAGAAAATTAAAAAAGAAGATGAAGAGCGAAGACAACAAATGTTAAATGCTCAGAATTTTGGAAGTGCATTTGGAAGTACTTTTATAGGAAAGAATACAACTAAAAAGGGAAAATGGTATTTTTATAATACACAAAGTGTAGCTTTTGGTAAGGTAGAATTTGAAAGGGTTTGGGGAAATAGACCTTCGGAAGATAACTGGCGACTTTCAGAAAAAAACAACAAGTTGATTACTAATGATGAGGAAGCTTCAGAAGAAGAAAAGAAAGAAGACCCAAGATATATAGTAACTACTTATTTAGATGCTATTCCAAAAGAACCTAAAGAACTAGATAAATTAAGAGAAGATAGAAAAGCTGCCTTGTATCAATTAGGATTAATTTATAAAGAACAATTTAAAAATCCTGAGTTAGCCATTAAAAATCTTGAAAGACTAAAAGCAATTCAAAAAGATAATAAGCTAGAACTAGCTATAGGTTATCATTTGTATCAAATATATTCAAGTATTGGAAATACTGAAAAAGCAAATGAAAACAAGAACCTAGTATTAAATAAATATCCAGAATCTAAGTTTGCACAAGTAATACAATCGCCAAATAAAAAGCTTTCTGAAGAGAACACGAAAGATGATGAGGTGTATAAAAAATATAAGGAAATTTACTACTTGTATAAAGAAAATAAGTTTGAAGAAACCGTTGCAGAGATAGATAAATTCTCTCCATCTGCACAAAATTCAAATTTAATTCCTAAATTAGCTCTTCTTAAGGCTTTGTCAATAGGGAAAACACAAGATAAAGAGACTTACAAAAAAGCACTTGAGTTTGTGTCTTTGAGTTATGCCAATACCATTGAAGGTCAAAAAGCAGAAGAGATAATCAAACAGTTAACAAAGTAA
- a CDS encoding polymer-forming cytoskeletal protein codes for MFSKESKKSGDRSVSERNVIGSNTKIVGEIISEGDFRIDGTLEGNIQTNGRVIIGESGLIKGKADCANADIEGKFSGELQVSNTLTVKSTANITGDVVIGKLSVEPGATFNATCSMKGAVKELKKNEQGRAEKSA; via the coding sequence ATGTTCAGTAAAGAAAGTAAAAAAAGCGGTGACAGATCAGTTTCTGAAAGAAACGTAATAGGAAGTAATACTAAAATAGTTGGAGAAATAATATCGGAAGGTGATTTTAGAATAGATGGAACACTAGAAGGTAATATTCAAACCAATGGAAGAGTAATTATAGGTGAATCAGGCTTAATAAAAGGAAAAGCTGATTGTGCCAATGCAGATATAGAAGGAAAGTTCTCGGGAGAATTACAAGTTTCAAATACCTTAACAGTAAAATCAACTGCAAATATAACAGGAGATGTTGTTATAGGAAAACTTTCGGTTGAGCCAGGAGCTACCTTTAACGCTACTTGTTCAATGAAAGGAGCAGTAAAAGAACTGAAGAAGAACGAACAAGGACGTGCCGAGAAATCAGCTTAA
- a CDS encoding AtpZ/AtpI family protein encodes MPRNQLNKYLRFSGIAIQMGATIYLGSLLGNWLDAKFPNDNQLYTKICTLAAVFGAMYSVIRQVIKLTKDND; translated from the coding sequence GTGCCGAGAAATCAGCTTAATAAATACCTTCGCTTCTCAGGAATTGCTATTCAAATGGGTGCAACCATATATCTGGGAAGCTTGTTGGGAAATTGGTTGGATGCTAAATTTCCAAACGACAATCAACTTTACACAAAAATTTGTACACTTGCAGCAGTTTTCGGAGCAATGTACTCTGTAATTAGACAAGTAATCAAATTAACTAAAGATAATGATTAA
- a CDS encoding DUF6168 family protein has protein sequence MIKRIFVFLAVVAVVFLTTYFLHNYVLNTKDIQLSFPLLSMYLFNVTACVLIYIIVELVVVPLPNETGYLYLALMMIKLGVFLLLFQGFIFSESGLSKPEKLAILLPLLTFLLIEAGFVSKLLNNK, from the coding sequence ATGATTAAACGAATTTTTGTGTTTTTAGCCGTAGTAGCAGTAGTGTTTTTAACCACCTATTTTCTTCATAATTATGTTTTAAACACTAAAGATATTCAGTTGTCTTTCCCTTTGTTAAGTATGTACTTGTTTAATGTAACTGCATGTGTGTTAATTTACATTATAGTAGAACTAGTTGTAGTTCCTTTGCCTAATGAAACAGGATATCTGTATTTAGCTTTAATGATGATAAAACTAGGCGTGTTTTTACTTTTATTTCAAGGGTTTATTTTTTCAGAATCAGGATTATCTAAACCAGAAAAACTTGCCATTTTACTTCCATTACTTACTTTTTTACTAATAGAAGCAGGTTTTGTTTCAAAACTATTGAATAACAAGTAG
- the atpB gene encoding F0F1 ATP synthase subunit A, with amino-acid sequence MMVANKTIKLITVLVLVFTSFTAFAGGGDKTTSNDGGQINTKKEIKGYIKHHLADSHDFALYSYTNDAGERKHVGFPLPVIVWTSKGLKTFMSSKFHHNDDGHVVVDAGGVKLTKIHSKIYELNEGAEAVQFDAEHHATNAHRVLDFSITKNIFGILLAGLLMILGFRSLANGYKKGAIPTGVGRFLEPLVLFVRDEIAIPNIGKDKYRKFMGFLLTVFFFIWILNLLGLTPLGFNVTGNIAITICLALFTFVIVQFSANKDYWKHIFWMPGVPVPMKIVLMPIEVLGMLTKPFSLLIRLFANITAGHAVVMGLIAVAYTAREVLGTAGGFSVSLLLTLFISLIELLVAFLQAFIFTMLSSLFIGMAVEDHDHH; translated from the coding sequence ATGATGGTAGCAAACAAAACTATCAAGTTAATTACAGTTTTAGTACTAGTATTTACTTCATTTACAGCATTCGCTGGCGGTGGTGACAAGACTACTTCGAATGACGGAGGTCAGATTAACACCAAAAAAGAAATCAAAGGATACATTAAACATCACTTGGCAGACTCACATGATTTTGCGTTGTATTCATACACAAATGATGCTGGTGAAAGGAAACATGTTGGTTTTCCATTACCTGTAATCGTATGGACAAGCAAAGGATTAAAAACATTTATGTCGTCAAAATTTCATCATAATGATGATGGGCATGTTGTTGTAGATGCTGGAGGTGTTAAGTTAACAAAAATACACAGTAAAATATACGAGTTAAACGAAGGTGCTGAAGCAGTACAGTTTGATGCTGAACATCATGCGACGAATGCACACAGAGTTTTAGATTTTTCTATAACAAAAAATATTTTCGGAATCTTATTAGCTGGTTTATTAATGATTTTAGGATTTAGATCATTAGCAAACGGTTATAAGAAAGGAGCTATACCAACAGGAGTTGGACGTTTCTTAGAGCCATTAGTGTTATTTGTTAGAGATGAGATTGCGATTCCTAATATCGGAAAAGATAAATACAGAAAGTTTATGGGATTCCTATTAACAGTGTTTTTCTTTATTTGGATATTAAATTTATTAGGATTAACTCCATTAGGATTTAACGTAACAGGAAATATTGCAATTACTATTTGTTTAGCGTTATTTACATTCGTTATAGTTCAATTTTCAGCAAACAAAGACTATTGGAAACATATCTTCTGGATGCCAGGTGTACCTGTACCAATGAAAATAGTTTTAATGCCTATTGAAGTTTTAGGTATGTTAACAAAACCATTCTCTTTATTAATACGTTTATTTGCAAACATTACAGCGGGACATGCTGTTGTAATGGGGCTTATTGCAGTAGCTTATACGGCAAGAGAAGTTTTAGGAACAGCAGGAGGTTTTAGTGTTTCTTTATTATTAACATTATTTATCTCTTTAATAGAGCTGTTAGTGGCGTTTTTACAGGCTTTCATCTTTACAATGTTGTCTTCATTGTTTATTGGTATGGCTGTAGAAGATCATGACCACCATTAA
- a CDS encoding ATP synthase subunit C: MTIPNLVGAGLIVIGGGLGLGKIGGSAMEAIARQPEAAGKIQTAMIIIGALLEGLAFGALILGA, encoded by the coding sequence ATGACAATCCCAAATTTAGTTGGAGCAGGATTAATCGTAATCGGAGGAGGATTAGGATTAGGAAAAATCGGTGGTAGTGCAATGGAAGCTATCGCTCGTCAACCTGAAGCTGCTGGAAAAATCCAAACAGCAATGATTATCATCGGAGCATTATTAGAAGGTTTAGCATTTGGTGCGTTAATCTTAGGTGCATAA
- a CDS encoding F0F1 ATP synthase subunit B, translating into MGIFNDFSPGLFIMQAIILLILIALMAKFAWKPILNALNEREEGIQNALDQAENARKEMQNLQADNERLIKEAREERDAMMKEAREIKDKIIADAKQEAEEQTSTMINNAKATIKQEQQAAIAELKKKVADLSIDIAQTVVRKELASQDDQLKLVEGMLEEVTLN; encoded by the coding sequence ATGGGAATATTTAATGATTTTTCACCGGGTCTATTTATCATGCAAGCTATTATATTATTAATATTAATAGCGTTAATGGCTAAATTTGCATGGAAACCAATCTTAAATGCTTTAAATGAAAGAGAAGAAGGAATTCAAAATGCATTAGATCAAGCAGAAAATGCTCGTAAAGAAATGCAAAATTTACAAGCAGATAATGAGCGTTTAATTAAGGAAGCGAGAGAAGAGCGTGATGCCATGATGAAAGAAGCTCGTGAAATTAAAGATAAAATTATAGCAGATGCTAAGCAAGAAGCAGAAGAGCAAACATCTACTATGATTAATAATGCAAAAGCAACTATTAAACAAGAACAACAAGCAGCAATAGCTGAATTAAAGAAGAAAGTAGCAGACTTATCTATAGATATTGCACAAACTGTTGTTAGAAAAGAATTAGCTTCACAGGACGATCAATTAAAACTTGTGGAGGGAATGTTAGAAGAAGTTACTTTAAACTAA
- the atpH gene encoding ATP synthase F1 subunit delta produces the protein MKGARPALRYAKAILNLAKESGKETEVNDNMKLIVDTIAGSSDLNAMLKSPVIKAADKRKVLTALFGEKVNNIVKGLFNLLEENKRMLMLEPIAKQYTVIYDYYKSMRVAKVTTAVSLTKELEDKIQAKIVELTGNSATIENIVNPDILGGFILRVGDVQYDASISNQFNELRREFDNSHYIPKI, from the coding sequence ATGAAAGGAGCAAGACCAGCATTACGTTACGCAAAAGCAATATTAAATTTAGCCAAAGAATCTGGTAAAGAAACTGAGGTTAATGACAACATGAAGTTAATAGTAGATACTATTGCAGGAAGTAGCGATTTAAATGCAATGCTTAAAAGCCCTGTAATTAAAGCAGCCGATAAGCGTAAAGTACTAACAGCACTTTTTGGAGAAAAAGTAAATAACATTGTAAAAGGTTTGTTTAATCTATTAGAAGAAAACAAACGTATGTTGATGTTAGAACCAATCGCTAAGCAATATACTGTTATATATGATTATTATAAGAGTATGCGTGTGGCTAAAGTTACTACAGCGGTATCACTAACAAAGGAGTTAGAAGATAAGATTCAAGCTAAGATAGTAGAACTTACAGGAAATAGCGCGACAATAGAAAATATAGTAAATCCAGATATTTTAGGAGGATTTATCTTACGTGTTGGAGATGTGCAGTATGATGCAAGTATCTCTAACCAATTTAATGAATTAAGAAGAGAGTTTGACAATAGTCATTATATTCCAAAAATTTAA
- the atpA gene encoding F0F1 ATP synthase subunit alpha, with translation MAAIKPAEVSAILKEQLTNFETKATLSEVGTVLQVGDGIARVYGLSNVQYGELVDFGNGLEGIVLNLEEDNVGVVLLGPSVGVSEGSTVKRTERIASLKVGEGIVGRVVDTLGNPIDGKGPIEGETYEMPLERKAPGVIYRQPVNEPMQTGIKSVDAMIPIGRGQRELIIGDRQTGKSTVAIDTILNQKEFYDAGEPVYCIYVAVGQKGSTVAAIANMLEEKGALAYTTIVAANASDPAPMQVYAPFAGAAIGEYFRDTGRPALIVYDDLSKQAVAYREVSLLLRRPPGREAYPGDVFYLHSRLLERAAKVINDDSIAAEMNDLPDSLKGKVKGGGSLTALPIIETQAGDVSAYIPTNVISITDGQIFLESDLFNSGVRPAINVGISVSRVGGSAQIKSMKKVSGTLKLDQAQYRELEAFAKFGSDLDAATMNVISKGKRNVEILKQNQGDPFTVEDQVAIIYAGSKNLLKDVPVNKVKQFERDFLDYLNAKHRDVLDTLKAGKLTDEVTDTLTEAAKEISAKFSA, from the coding sequence ATGGCAGCAATTAAACCAGCTGAAGTATCAGCAATTTTAAAGGAACAATTAACAAATTTCGAAACAAAAGCAACGTTAAGCGAAGTAGGAACTGTTTTACAAGTAGGTGATGGTATCGCACGTGTATATGGTTTATCTAACGTTCAGTACGGTGAATTAGTTGACTTTGGTAACGGTTTAGAAGGAATCGTATTAAACCTAGAAGAAGACAACGTAGGGGTGGTATTATTAGGGCCATCAGTAGGCGTTAGTGAAGGTTCTACAGTTAAACGTACTGAAAGAATTGCTTCTTTAAAAGTTGGAGAAGGTATTGTTGGTCGTGTAGTAGATACATTAGGAAACCCAATTGATGGTAAAGGACCAATTGAAGGAGAAACTTATGAAATGCCATTAGAGCGTAAAGCGCCTGGGGTAATCTACCGTCAACCAGTAAACGAGCCAATGCAAACTGGAATTAAATCTGTTGATGCAATGATTCCAATTGGACGTGGACAACGTGAGTTAATCATTGGAGACCGTCAAACAGGTAAGTCAACAGTAGCTATTGATACTATCTTAAATCAGAAAGAATTTTACGATGCAGGTGAGCCAGTTTATTGTATCTACGTTGCCGTAGGTCAAAAAGGTTCTACAGTAGCTGCAATCGCTAATATGTTAGAAGAAAAAGGAGCGTTAGCCTATACTACAATAGTAGCAGCAAATGCTTCAGATCCTGCACCAATGCAGGTATATGCTCCATTCGCAGGAGCGGCAATTGGAGAATATTTCCGTGATACTGGTAGACCAGCTTTAATTGTTTATGATGATTTATCTAAGCAAGCAGTAGCTTACCGTGAGGTATCATTATTATTACGTCGTCCACCAGGACGTGAGGCGTATCCTGGAGACGTTTTCTACTTACACTCAAGATTATTAGAGCGTGCTGCAAAAGTAATCAATGATGATTCAATTGCTGCTGAAATGAACGATTTACCAGATTCTTTAAAAGGTAAAGTAAAAGGTGGTGGATCTTTAACAGCATTACCAATTATTGAAACTCAAGCAGGAGACGTTTCTGCATATATTCCAACAAACGTAATTTCGATTACTGATGGACAGATTTTCCTTGAGTCTGATTTATTTAACTCGGGTGTACGTCCTGCAATTAATGTAGGTATCTCGGTATCTCGTGTAGGAGGTTCAGCTCAAATTAAATCAATGAAGAAAGTATCAGGTACTTTAAAGTTAGACCAAGCTCAGTATCGTGAATTAGAAGCATTTGCTAAGTTTGGATCTGATTTAGATGCAGCTACAATGAATGTAATTTCTAAAGGTAAGCGTAACGTTGAGATTTTAAAGCAAAATCAAGGAGATCCTTTTACAGTAGAAGATCAAGTTGCTATTATCTATGCAGGTTCTAAGAACTTATTAAAAGATGTTCCTGTAAATAAAGTAAAGCAGTTTGAAAGAGATTTCTTAGACTACTTAAACGCTAAGCACAGAGATGTGTTAGATACCTTAAAAGCTGGAAAATTAACTGATGAGGTTACAGATACCTTAACAGAAGCAGCTAAAGAGATTTCGGCTAAATTTTCAGCCTAG